The following coding sequences lie in one Pan paniscus chromosome X, NHGRI_mPanPan1-v2.0_pri, whole genome shotgun sequence genomic window:
- the F8A3 gene encoding 40-kDa huntingtin-associated protein, protein MAAAAAGLGGGAGPGPEAGDFLARYRLVSNKLKKRFLRKPNVAEAGEQFGQLGRELRAQECLPYAAWCQLAVARCQQALFHGPGEALALTEAARLFLRQERDARQRLVCPAAYGEPLQAAASALGAAVRLHLELGQPAAAAALCLELAAALRDLGQPAAAAGHFQRAAQLQLPQLPLAALQALGEAASCQLLARDYTGALAVFTRMQRLAREHGSHPVQSLPPPPPPAPQPGPGATPALPAAPLPPNSGSAAPSPAALGAFSDVLVRCEVSRVLLLLLLQPPPAKLLPEHAQTLEKYSWEAFDSHGQESSGQLAEELFLLLQSLVMATHEKDTEAIKSLQVEMWPLLTAEQNHLLHLVLQETISPSGQGV, encoded by the coding sequence ATGGCGGCAGCGGCTGCAGGCCTGGGCGGCGGCGCCGGCCCGGGACCCGAGGCCGGGGACTTCCTGGCCCGCTACCGGCTGGTGTCGAACAAGCTGAAGAAGCGGTTCCTGCGGAAGCCGAACGTGGCGGAGGCCGGCGAGCAGTTCGGACAGCTGGGCCGGGAGCTGCGCGCTCAGGAGTGTCTGCCCTACGCGGCCTGGTGCCAGCTGGCGGTGGCGCGCTGCCAGCAGGCGCTCTTCCACGGGCCCGGGGAGGCGCTGGCCCTCACCGAGGCCGCCCGCCTCTTCCTGCGGCAGGAGCGCGACGCGCGCCAGCGCCTGGTCTGCCCCGCCGCCTACGGGGAGCCGCTGCAGGCCGCCGCCAGCGCCCTGGGCGCCGCGGTGCGTCTGCACCTCGAGCTGGGTCagccggccgccgccgccgccctctGCCTCGAGCTGGCCGCCGCCCTGCGCGACCTGGGCCAgccggccgccgccgccggtCACTTCCAGCGCGCCGCCCAGCTCCAGCTGCCCCAGCTGCCCCTGGCCGCGCTGCAGGCGCTTGGCGAGGCCGCCTCCTGCCAGCTGCTGGCGCGCGACTACACCGGCGCCCTGGCGGTCTTCACGCGCATGCAGCGCCTGGCGCGGGAGCACGGCAGCCACCCGGTGCAGTCActgccgccgcccccgccgccggcACCCCAGCCCGGGCCCGGGGCGACGCCCGCCCTACCGGCCGCGCCGCTTCCTCCGAACTCCGGCTCGGCGGCgccctctcccgccgccctgggcGCCTTCTCGGACGTGCTAGTCCGCTGCGAGGTGTCCCgcgtgctgctgctgctcctcctgCAACCACCGCCCGCCAAGCTGCTGCCGGAGCACGCCCAGACCCTGGAGAAGTACTCCTGGGAGGCTTTTGACAGCCACGGGCAGGAGAGCAGCGGCCAGCTTGCCGAGGAGCTCTTTCTGCTGCTCCAGTCTTTGGTCATGGCTACCCACGAAAAGGACACGGAAGCCATCAAGTCGCTGCAGGTGGAGATGTGGCCACTGTTGACTGCTGAGCAGAACCACCTCCTTCACCTCGTTCTGCAAGAAACCATCTCCCCCTCAGGACAGGGAGTCTGA
- the LOC100984913 gene encoding histone H2A-Bbd type 2/3, whose translation MPRRRRHRGSSGAGGRGRTCSRTVRAELSFSVSQVERSLREGQYAQRLSRTAPVYLAAVIEYLTAKVLELAGNEAQNSGARNITPLLLDMVVHNDRLLSTLFNTTTISQVAPGED comes from the coding sequence ATGCCGAGGAGGAGGAGACACCGAGGGTCCTCCGGTGCTGGCGGCCGGGGGCGGACCTGCTCTCGCACCGTCCGAGCGGAGCTTTCGTTTTCAGTGAGCCAGGTGGAGCGCAGTCTACGGGAGGGCCAGTACGCTCAGCGCCTGAGTCGCACGGCGCCGGTCTACCTCGCTGCGGTTATTGAGTACCTGACGGCCAAGGTCCTGGAGCTGGCGGGCAACGAGGCCCAGAACAGCGGAGCGCGGAACATCACTCCCCTGctgctggacatggtggttcacaacGACAGGCTACTGAGCACCCTTTTCAACACGACCACCATCTCTCAAGTGGCCCCCGGCGAGGACTAG